CTGAGCAATTGGTGAAACAAAAATTAGCTTTATTGGCGCAAGATAAAACGTTAATTTTGATCACACATAAATTTTCTATGTTGGATTTAGCGGATCGCGTTATTGTAATGGAAAGAGGCAGTATAGTGGCAGACGGCCCGAAAGATGCGGTGATGCAAGCCTTACGAGAAGGTAAAATTAAGGCGCCATCATGATCAATCTTAAAAATATAAAAATACTACTCAAAGCGCTATTTGCCAAAGAACCACGAGATGAACAAGTAGAGCAAATTGACCAAGCTGATTTAAAGTATGTCGATGATCTAAACTCGGCTATTTTATTAAAATCGCCGCATCAATCACGCCGAGTTATATACATGGTGGCTGGCTTTATGATAGTCGCTATTGTTTGGGCAGGCTTTGCAGAAATTGATGAAGTCACTGTTGGTGAAGGTAAAGTCATTCCATCGCAACAAATTCAAGTGGTGCAAAATCTTGAAGGCGGTATTTTAAAAAGTATCTTTGTCAAAGAAGGGGATACTGTTGAAATTGGTCAGCGCTTACTGACTATAGATGAAACACGCTTTCTATCAGATTACCGCGAACAAGAAACTCAGCGATTTACGTTAGGGGCACGAGAGTATCGTTTACGTCAAGAATTAACCAGCGTAGTGATTTCGCAAATCGACGGTCAATACGAGGTTAAAATTGAAGAACAGTCACTTGCGTTTCCTGATCTTGATCCGGTCAAACATAGTGAGCTTATTCAACGCCAGCGTTCAATATATGACGAGCGAATTCGTAATTTGCGCAATCAATTGCAAATACTGCAGCAGCAAGTTAATCAAAAGCGCACCGCATTAGCTGAGCTGTCATCTAAAGTTGGTACGTTAGAGCAAAGTTATAAATTGGTCGCTAAAGAATTAAGCTTAACAAGA
This genomic window from Saccharobesus litoralis contains:
- a CDS encoding HlyD family type I secretion periplasmic adaptor subunit, coding for MINLKNIKILLKALFAKEPRDEQVEQIDQADLKYVDDLNSAILLKSPHQSRRVIYMVAGFMIVAIVWAGFAEIDEVTVGEGKVIPSQQIQVVQNLEGGILKSIFVKEGDTVEIGQRLLTIDETRFLSDYREQETQRFTLGAREYRLRQELTSVVISQIDGQYEVKIEEQSLAFPDLDPVKHSELIQRQRSIYDERIRNLRNQLQILQQQVNQKRTALAELSSKVGTLEQSYKLVAKELSLTRPLAKRGVVSEVELIKLERTANDVKGELQSARISMPKLEAEIREVTNKREEVALKFRNDTQERLQEVEGTLAGMDEILISLRDRLTRTLVVSPVKGTIKTININTVGGVIQPGMDLIEIVPIEDSLLIEAKILPKDIAFLRPNLNAVIKLTAYDFAIYGGLKGKVEHISADTIKDEETDESYYHIKVRTEDSYFDKNNDPLPIIPGMTASVDVITGKKTVLDYLLKPIIRAKHNALREK